Proteins encoded in a region of the Candidatus Moanabacter tarae genome:
- the mftE_1 gene encoding Putative mycofactocin system creatinine amidohydrolase family protein MftE: MILSEMTSPEIDALPRDIVVLVPIASCEQHSTHLPVFTDSMIGGEVARRVHECAPNDVLVLPVQWLGYSQHHIRYPGTVSAISETHLLLMMDIVASMVGHGFKKIFIQNSHGGNSAGISVLLQRLMERYQDGDVEFYTRWAWASMDKLNAIRDLGNAGSGHAGETETSMILAMRPDLVRTENFDADGEKTGMQVPGVSSYHRFDQRTRHGGVGDPQPATPEKGEAMLKASAEEIAAAVLKIRKLRPFDSI, encoded by the coding sequence ATGATACTTTCAGAAATGACTTCTCCAGAAATCGATGCCTTGCCGAGGGATATTGTTGTCCTGGTTCCTATCGCGTCGTGTGAGCAGCATAGCACCCACCTGCCTGTGTTTACCGATAGTATGATCGGAGGTGAGGTGGCGCGTCGAGTACATGAGTGCGCACCCAATGACGTCCTGGTGCTCCCAGTTCAATGGCTTGGGTACTCACAACACCATATCCGATATCCCGGTACGGTGAGCGCCATTTCTGAGACCCATCTGCTTTTAATGATGGATATTGTTGCTTCTATGGTTGGGCACGGGTTCAAGAAAATTTTCATCCAAAACTCCCATGGAGGAAATAGTGCAGGAATCTCGGTGCTCCTACAGCGTCTGATGGAGCGATATCAGGATGGGGATGTCGAATTTTACACTCGCTGGGCTTGGGCCTCGATGGATAAGCTCAACGCCATCAGAGATTTGGGTAACGCAGGCTCTGGCCATGCTGGTGAGACGGAAACGTCAATGATTCTAGCCATGCGACCAGATCTTGTAAGGACGGAAAATTTTGATGCCGATGGTGAAAAAACTGGTATGCAGGTGCCTGGAGTTTCCTCCTATCACCGATTTGATCAACGTACTCGACATGGCGGAGTGGGGGATCCGCAGCCCGCCACTCCAGAGAAGGGGGAGGCAATGTTGAAAGCCTCAGCTGAGGAGATTGCGGCTGCTGTCCTAAAGATCAGAAAGCTTCGGCCCTTTGATTCGATATGA